One genomic region from Chloroherpetonaceae bacterium encodes:
- a CDS encoding cytochrome c3 family protein yields the protein MTNFHNKVLLLASVLFFASVSFGLLFGDESTSTPISAVQAPKDESGCFACHSKLTGAAAVSEETWGADTHHKAGASCVSCHGGNPDPSITLANWQQAHKTKSEGGNFVGKFSRESQPEMCGSCHENVSKMQTFTLAHEDPTTGINAEFWESKHGKALKAGNASSASCVDCHGSHGAMKASEPASLTYPKNISNMCGSCHSNEQYITASLEKSGKSYEDHSAAYMESVHAKAIYVKNDLTAPTCNDCHGNHTDYPAGATKVAEACNTCHVSIAQNYAAGPHQAAYAANNNPGCISCHGSPNGHAIANWNHDKVGAHEGAQCTNCHNANVPEPLPYEVKVSQLMQAVQSDPLTSTWPKTARDSVDFAVRNGFYSGILYLGKAPESFEDSLRLVSFYFKLQMFAVRIDTREDSIAMAKFAPKIFPFVGANKIASLANFADTVGLVVEVLDYAASTRRYEANLRALGSATKLNASLVSMETTYKNAKEFLATREKKGDYVKPEEEFLESYETQVNNSGGNHHVVRYALFEEAMAEGLTQRDSVQNLVESMKKAEDQKIWVFSVVGVLVLLLVISLGTLVSRLNGTSDAGKAEYKFTRRQD from the coding sequence ATGACAAATTTTCACAATAAGGTTCTTCTCCTTGCCTCAGTCCTTTTTTTTGCTTCAGTTTCGTTTGGATTACTTTTCGGTGATGAATCAACATCTACACCAATTTCGGCTGTTCAAGCCCCAAAAGATGAAAGCGGATGTTTTGCTTGTCATAGTAAATTAACCGGCGCCGCGGCCGTAAGTGAAGAAACTTGGGGCGCCGATACGCATCATAAAGCCGGCGCTTCGTGCGTCAGTTGTCACGGCGGGAATCCGGATCCTTCGATAACGCTTGCGAATTGGCAACAGGCTCATAAAACAAAATCCGAGGGCGGAAATTTTGTTGGTAAATTCTCAAGAGAATCGCAACCGGAAATGTGCGGCTCTTGCCACGAAAATGTGAGCAAAATGCAAACCTTTACGCTCGCTCATGAAGACCCAACCACCGGAATTAATGCAGAATTTTGGGAAAGCAAACACGGTAAAGCCCTCAAAGCGGGGAATGCTTCTTCAGCAAGCTGTGTTGATTGTCACGGCAGTCACGGCGCAATGAAAGCCTCTGAGCCGGCTTCTCTGACTTACCCAAAAAATATTTCCAATATGTGCGGCTCCTGCCATAGCAACGAGCAGTACATCACCGCTTCGCTTGAAAAGTCGGGGAAATCGTATGAAGATCATAGCGCCGCTTATATGGAAAGCGTTCACGCAAAAGCGATTTATGTCAAGAATGACTTAACTGCCCCTACCTGCAACGATTGTCACGGAAATCACACCGATTATCCTGCCGGGGCAACAAAAGTTGCTGAAGCATGCAATACCTGCCACGTTTCAATTGCACAAAATTATGCAGCCGGGCCGCATCAAGCCGCTTATGCTGCCAATAACAATCCGGGATGTATCTCATGCCACGGCTCGCCAAACGGACATGCAATAGCGAATTGGAATCATGATAAAGTTGGAGCTCATGAAGGTGCACAGTGTACCAATTGCCATAATGCAAATGTTCCTGAGCCGCTTCCTTATGAAGTTAAAGTTTCACAGTTGATGCAGGCAGTTCAATCAGATCCGCTGACTTCGACTTGGCCAAAAACCGCACGAGATTCGGTTGATTTTGCAGTGAGAAATGGGTTCTATTCAGGAATTCTCTATCTCGGCAAAGCACCGGAGTCGTTTGAAGATTCGCTTCGATTGGTTTCATTTTATTTCAAACTTCAAATGTTCGCTGTTAGAATCGATACGAGAGAAGATTCAATTGCGATGGCGAAATTCGCTCCAAAAATTTTCCCGTTTGTTGGTGCTAATAAAATCGCAAGTCTTGCAAATTTTGCAGATACAGTTGGTTTGGTTGTAGAAGTGCTTGATTACGCCGCCTCAACACGCCGTTACGAAGCCAATCTTCGGGCGCTTGGTAGTGCAACGAAGTTAAACGCCTCGCTCGTCTCGATGGAAACCACATACAAGAATGCGAAGGAATTTTTAGCCACACGCGAAAAGAAAGGCGATTATGTAAAGCCTGAAGAAGAATTTTTAGAATCGTATGAAACGCAGGTGAATAATTCCGGTGGAAATCATCATGTGGTGCGTTATGCGCTATTTGAAGAGGCAATGGCGGAAGGCTTAACTCAGCGTGACTCAGTTCAAAACCTTGTTGAATCAATGAAAAAGGCTGAGGATCAAAAAATTTGGGTGTTTAGTGTCGTGGGTGTTTTGGTCTTACTGCTTGTAATCTCCTTAGGAACATTGGTGTCAAGGCTAAATGGAACAAGCGATGCAGGAAAAGCAGAGTATAAATTTACCCGAAGGCAAGATTAG
- a CDS encoding tetratricopeptide repeat protein, with product MLYLHQIKNKLIELFEELQSQGRFARPPIYVIRLNSPVHRVKIMSLAAEIARGKGMKVHEFRFTSREPLIEQLERESGNPKMLNPELFLINSFDENVRDEQTEIRVSLLFESFIQDTARIPAPLMIWMPAFIVDILYRRAPFFWKVIGGKVTDFNDQNDVERIFETKRELVGERESRARRITALEVQLEEAREKIGVVPTETISLMKVLSQNYFEDRQYEKAFEIYNEILGYYTAINDKIEKATTLYQIGLILQIWGCYDQSVHSYRESLQLFSETGNKPARADVTQQIARLYQELGEFDLSIEYYTIAITEQQGLGKIERAANALLRLGSVYEEVGIFNKAVEKYRESFELGKQHTNYRRMAIALLFTARIYEEKTLYKEAIKYFFAARSLFEKLGLQHKEYVESSLETIEKLLGKETYERYAEEARKNAGKKTDT from the coding sequence ATGTTATATCTGCATCAAATAAAAAATAAATTAATTGAACTTTTTGAAGAGCTTCAGTCGCAAGGTCGATTTGCACGCCCACCAATCTATGTCATTCGCTTAAACTCACCCGTCCATCGTGTAAAAATAATGAGTCTTGCGGCTGAAATTGCTCGAGGCAAAGGAATGAAAGTTCACGAATTTCGTTTCACCTCAAGAGAGCCATTGATTGAACAGTTGGAGCGAGAATCCGGAAACCCAAAAATGCTAAATCCTGAACTTTTTTTGATCAATAGTTTTGACGAAAATGTTCGAGATGAGCAAACCGAAATTCGAGTATCTCTTTTATTTGAAAGCTTCATTCAAGATACCGCACGAATTCCTGCTCCACTAATGATATGGATGCCCGCGTTTATCGTTGATATTCTCTATCGAAGAGCGCCATTTTTCTGGAAAGTCATTGGAGGAAAAGTAACCGACTTTAATGACCAAAATGATGTTGAACGAATCTTCGAAACGAAGCGTGAACTGGTGGGTGAACGCGAAAGCAGGGCTCGGCGAATCACCGCATTGGAAGTTCAACTCGAGGAAGCACGCGAAAAAATTGGCGTAGTGCCAACCGAAACAATTTCATTGATGAAAGTTTTAAGCCAAAACTATTTCGAAGATCGTCAGTATGAAAAGGCGTTTGAAATTTATAATGAAATCCTCGGATACTATACGGCTATCAATGATAAAATCGAGAAAGCGACAACCCTTTATCAAATCGGTTTAATCCTTCAAATCTGGGGCTGTTACGATCAATCAGTTCATAGTTACCGAGAGTCTCTACAGCTTTTTTCAGAAACAGGAAATAAACCGGCTCGTGCAGATGTCACGCAGCAAATTGCTCGTTTATATCAAGAATTGGGTGAATTTGATCTTTCCATCGAATACTATACCATTGCCATTACTGAGCAACAAGGTTTGGGGAAAATTGAACGAGCAGCAAATGCCTTGCTCAGATTAGGAAGCGTCTATGAAGAGGTCGGAATATTCAATAAAGCCGTTGAAAAATATCGGGAATCTTTTGAACTTGGCAAACAGCATACAAACTACCGAAGAATGGCAATTGCCTTGCTTTTTACCGCTCGTATTTATGAAGAGAAGACACTTTATAAAGAGGCGATAAAATATTTTTTTGCTGCACGGTCTTTATTTGAAAAACTTGGATTGCAGCACAAAGAATATGTGGAGTCGTCTCTTGAAACAATTGAAAAATTGCTTGGCAAAGAAACCTACGAGCGTTATGCTGAAGAAGCTCGAAAAAATGCAGGAAAGAAAACAGACACTTAA
- a CDS encoding VTT domain-containing protein — translation MLEAIGIISPFFLDVKTLDDLILWGGYGILFLIVFAETGLFVGFLLPGDSLLITAGLIAATGKLSFTGVCAVMITASILGDITGYFIGKHLGKPLFEKQNTLFFRQDYLLRTQAFYEKHGGKTIFFARFVPVIRSFATTVAGIASMPFPVFIFFSVSGAICWILFFTSLGYYLGASFPQLVECLNLIILVIVGLIVISTIVRVIRLRNQS, via the coding sequence ATGCTTGAAGCTATAGGCATAATTTCACCATTTTTTTTGGATGTCAAAACACTTGACGATCTTATTCTTTGGGGCGGTTATGGGATTTTATTTTTGATTGTTTTTGCAGAGACCGGGCTTTTTGTCGGGTTTCTTTTGCCCGGCGATTCCCTTCTTATCACCGCAGGATTAATTGCTGCGACAGGAAAATTATCATTTACCGGGGTTTGCGCCGTCATGATTACCGCTTCTATTTTAGGGGATATCACCGGATATTTTATTGGGAAGCATTTAGGGAAGCCTTTATTTGAAAAGCAAAACACACTCTTTTTCCGCCAAGATTACTTGCTTCGCACACAGGCTTTTTATGAAAAACACGGGGGGAAGACAATCTTTTTTGCTCGTTTTGTACCGGTCATCCGCAGTTTTGCCACCACCGTTGCAGGTATTGCGTCTATGCCTTTCCCTGTTTTTATTTTCTTTAGTGTATCGGGTGCCATTTGCTGGATTTTATTTTTTACCTCTTTAGGATATTACCTTGGCGCTTCGTTTCCGCAACTGGTTGAATGCTTAAATCTGATTATTCTTGTTATTGTTGGACTGATTGTGATTTCAACCATTGTGAGAGTGATTCGATTAAGAAATCAATCTTAA
- the nadA gene encoding quinolinate synthase NadA: protein MTIDIDSEMKPSSLSTLDLFEEIEKLKKSMNAVVLAHYYQEPDIQDVADFLGDSLQLAQAAKKTNADVIVFAGVHFMAETAKILNPNKQVLLPDLAAGCSLADSCPPPLFKTFKELHPEAVVISYINCTAEIKALSDIICTSSNAEKIVRSIPLEQKIIFAPDKNLGGYLMKKLNRPMILWDGACFVHESYSERKLIGLKTHQPKALIIAHPESEEPVLKHADFIGSTKALLEYTEKSAHDSFIVVTETGILHEMKKRSPHKSFYAAPPDEKGCACNECPYMKLNTLEKLYLCMKNRTPEITMSESLRLAALKPMERMLELSNA, encoded by the coding sequence ATGACGATTGACATAGATTCAGAAATGAAACCCTCTTCTCTTTCAACACTTGATTTATTTGAAGAAATCGAGAAGCTCAAGAAATCGATGAATGCCGTTGTGCTGGCGCATTATTATCAAGAGCCGGATATTCAGGATGTTGCCGACTTTTTGGGCGATAGCCTTCAGCTTGCGCAAGCCGCAAAAAAAACCAATGCGGATGTCATTGTCTTTGCCGGCGTTCATTTTATGGCTGAAACGGCGAAGATTCTAAACCCCAATAAGCAAGTGCTTTTGCCCGACCTTGCCGCAGGCTGTTCTCTTGCCGATAGTTGTCCGCCGCCGCTTTTCAAAACGTTTAAAGAATTGCATCCTGAGGCCGTGGTGATTAGTTATATCAACTGTACGGCAGAAATCAAAGCGCTTTCAGATATTATTTGCACTTCATCGAATGCGGAAAAAATTGTGCGCTCAATACCGCTGGAACAAAAAATTATATTTGCACCAGATAAAAATCTTGGTGGTTACTTAATGAAGAAGCTGAATCGGCCGATGATTTTATGGGATGGGGCATGCTTTGTTCATGAATCTTACTCGGAGCGGAAACTGATTGGATTGAAGACGCACCAACCCAAGGCACTCATCATTGCACATCCCGAATCCGAAGAACCGGTTTTGAAGCATGCGGATTTTATTGGTTCCACTAAAGCGCTTTTAGAATACACCGAGAAATCGGCGCATGACTCGTTTATTGTTGTAACAGAGACCGGAATTTTGCATGAAATGAAAAAACGCTCTCCCCATAAATCTTTCTATGCAGCTCCTCCTGATGAAAAAGGATGTGCTTGCAATGAATGCCCATATATGAAACTGAATACGCTTGAAAAACTTTATCTGTGCATGAAAAATAGAACCCCAGAAATCACGATGTCTGAATCGCTACGATTGGCGGCTTTGAAGCCGATGGAGCGGATGTTGGAGCTTTCGAATGCTTGA
- a CDS encoding LacI family DNA-binding transcriptional regulator, protein MQNSRRSRAVTLKDLAEQSGLTTAAVSMILNGRGKFKVETVAKVREIAEKLNYVPNVNAYRLVKQQTNLIGLLVPNINAPFTIEVLCGVEAALKGSGYNLVIYSTTGKAEEEEKIYREIARGKQVDGIVVQLFDHSERRTKLFSSFQLPCVVIEADLKSLDSISVDNVLGAFEATEYLIKMGRKKIIFVYASQSTVMKERLEGYLSALKKHRIPPLKEHILEIESSEVEKFHFDEGVKIVRLVQEKIDKKEMPKFDAVFCANGDEVAAGVIRGLGTLNLRVPQDVAVIGYDDQPIARTAIPALTTVRQPIQEMGSKAVKFLLNRLENPKHKPQVLRINPELILRETA, encoded by the coding sequence ATGCAGAATTCACGCCGTTCAAGAGCAGTTACGCTCAAAGATCTCGCAGAGCAATCTGGGCTTACGACGGCGGCGGTATCGATGATTTTAAACGGCCGTGGAAAGTTCAAGGTTGAAACGGTTGCAAAGGTTCGTGAGATTGCCGAAAAGCTCAATTATGTTCCGAATGTAAACGCTTACCGTTTGGTAAAGCAACAGACAAACCTCATTGGGCTTTTGGTTCCAAATATCAATGCGCCTTTTACAATCGAAGTTCTTTGCGGGGTAGAAGCCGCGTTGAAAGGAAGCGGTTACAATCTAGTCATTTACAGCACCACTGGAAAAGCGGAAGAAGAAGAAAAAATTTACCGCGAAATCGCCAGAGGCAAACAAGTTGATGGAATCGTGGTTCAGCTTTTTGATCACAGTGAGCGTCGAACAAAGCTATTCTCATCTTTTCAATTGCCTTGCGTAGTCATTGAAGCAGACTTAAAATCACTGGATTCTATTTCAGTCGATAATGTCTTGGGTGCTTTTGAAGCGACGGAGTATCTGATCAAAATGGGGAGAAAGAAAATCATTTTTGTTTATGCCTCCCAAAGTACCGTCATGAAAGAGAGGCTCGAGGGTTACTTATCCGCATTGAAGAAACATCGCATTCCTCCTCTCAAAGAACATATTCTTGAAATTGAATCATCGGAGGTAGAGAAATTCCATTTCGACGAAGGGGTGAAAATTGTGAGGTTGGTTCAAGAGAAGATTGATAAAAAAGAGATGCCTAAATTTGATGCGGTCTTTTGTGCCAATGGCGATGAAGTTGCTGCCGGTGTCATTCGCGGGCTTGGAACATTAAATTTAAGAGTTCCCCAAGACGTTGCCGTTATTGGTTACGATGATCAACCGATCGCCCGAACTGCAATTCCGGCACTAACAACGGTGCGTCAACCAATTCAAGAAATGGGAAGCAAGGCCGTGAAGTTTCTGCTTAATCGACTCGAAAACCCGAAGCACAAGCCTCAAGTCCTTAGAATTAACCCCGAACTCATCCTCCGAGAAACTGCGTAA
- a CDS encoding SDR family oxidoreductase, whose translation MNPKSCFITGASGRLGKASAIALAREGWSVFFTFRNSIREAKSTRDEIRRYGVNSECYKCDISRPKEITRVFRACRSETNELHLAICNASNFFPTPLPDVTEKDFDALVDTNLKGTFFTMQEAAKWMHEMSKTESRAKKKNILDSTGHLHKHIVVMTDVSARLSWRRYAPYTAAKAGIENLIRVFAKEFAPEILVNGIAPGTLLLHEQRDKPFEDAILQKIPLQRLGSPEDVVKALMFLVSSDYITGQIITVDGGRMLY comes from the coding sequence ATGAATCCAAAATCATGTTTTATCACCGGTGCTTCGGGAAGACTGGGCAAAGCCTCTGCAATTGCATTGGCTCGTGAAGGATGGTCAGTTTTCTTCACTTTTAGAAATTCAATAAGAGAAGCGAAATCAACCCGAGATGAAATAAGAAGGTATGGTGTAAACTCCGAGTGTTACAAATGCGATATCTCACGCCCAAAAGAAATAACGCGTGTTTTTAGGGCATGCCGCTCTGAAACAAATGAACTCCACTTGGCGATATGCAATGCGTCTAATTTTTTTCCTACACCCTTGCCTGATGTGACAGAAAAAGACTTCGATGCCTTGGTGGATACAAATCTGAAAGGGACTTTCTTTACAATGCAAGAAGCAGCCAAATGGATGCATGAAATGTCGAAAACGGAAAGCAGGGCAAAAAAGAAGAACATTCTTGATTCAACCGGGCATTTGCATAAACATATTGTGGTGATGACCGATGTCTCGGCGAGGCTCTCGTGGCGGCGGTATGCGCCATACACAGCCGCGAAAGCAGGAATAGAAAACCTAATTCGCGTGTTTGCGAAAGAATTTGCTCCTGAAATTCTTGTCAATGGAATTGCGCCCGGAACGCTTCTGCTTCATGAACAGCGCGATAAACCTTTCGAAGATGCCATTCTTCAAAAAATTCCTTTGCAACGATTGGGCTCACCTGAGGATGTGGTGAAAGCGCTTATGTTTTTGGTCAGTTCCGATTACATCACCGGCCAAATTATAACCGTGGATGGTGGAAGAATGCTGTACTAA